In a genomic window of Trichoderma atroviride chromosome 4, complete sequence:
- a CDS encoding uncharacterized protein (EggNog:ENOG41~SECRETED:SignalP(1-23)): MQTKSFAALAIVALGQFIAGASANSGYAGSCTNIQIYPPDGNTNYWKIAADCKNNAGQTNLNTKINIDSCFSNSNGALVAQLNGSFHSSCTNIILTGTVLSASCRNTGGANVNTSIDTNNVIGNADGALYCFNQGNL; the protein is encoded by the exons ATGCAGACAAAGAGTTTCGCTGCGCTGGCAATTGTTGCCTTGGGCCAGTTCATAGCGGGAGCATCCGCCAACTCGGGCTACGCAGGGAGTTGCACAAATATACAGATATATCCTCCCGACGGCAACACCAACTACTGGAAGATTGCTGCGGATTGCAAAAACAATGCGGGGCAGACCAATCTTAATACCAAGATCAACATCGACTCATGTTTTAGCAACTCAAACGGAGCCCTTGTTGCTCAGCTAAA TGGCTCTTTTCACTCGTCTTGTACGAATATAATACTCACAGGCACGGTACTCAGTGCCAGTTGTCGCAACACAGGGGGTGCCAATGTCAACACATCGATAGATACGA ATAATGTGATTGGGAATGCAGATGGTGCTCTGTA